CGCTTTGGCCGGTAGGTAATAAAACCCGGTACCAATTACCCGACCCACCTACAATTTGTACGGCGGTATTTTTGTTTAAAGTAGTTAAGAGCGAGCCGTTTTTATCCGGCGATAAGCGTACGTTTACTTCTTTTTTGCTAATACGGGCCCATTGCCCTAACGAAGTAGTATTTACCTGTAAAGGCAAAGGCTTTTGATTGGGGGTATACACAAAAGGATAAGGATCTACCGCTCCCCGGCCAGACCGGTAAATGCCAAAATGCAAATGGGGTACGGTGGTGCGGGCATTGCCCGTGTTACCTACTAAACCCAGTACCTGGCCCGGTATTACCTGCTGCCCGGGTTGTACTAGTTGGGTATCCAGGTGCGCGTAATACAAATGCTGGTTGGCCATATCATCATTTAGCCAGACTACTTTGCCGCCAATGGGCGTTTCGTCTACCCGGGTAACAGTTCCTTTGGTGGCTGCCACAGCGGGAGTACCACGAGGCGCAAAAATGTCGATTCCTTCGTGTCGGCGGGCACCGTTGTCGCGAACAGCGCCCCAAACGCTTTGGATGGCGCTATTGCCTTTGCCTTGCACCGGAAAACCCAACGATGGCTGACTAACAATAGAAATAGTATAGCTGCCGCTGCGCAGCAGTTCGGGTTGCAGACGCACCAGGTACGTTAGATCTTCTTTTACCCGGTAATTTATTTGTAAGGCAATGGTATCCGCCGATTCCAGGTGTTTTACTTTGCGGGGGCGGCCATCTTCTACTTCAAACAAATCTAAAAATAAGGTAACTTGTTCGCGGGCTTTTGCCTGAGCCGCAATCCGGATAGATTCGCCCTCGCGGGCTTTAAAATTATAACCAAAAGCAACCGGTTTTTCGGCCCGGAAATAACCGGTTTCCTCAAAAGGAATGGGTAACAGCAGCGAATCTTGCAAAACTTTAGTGCCCGCCAACAACCAATCCTGGCCTAAACCCGACTGGTGCAATTTAGCTAGGCGCAAGGATTGCACGTATTTTTCGTAAGGAGTTTGTTTGCCCAACAGGGCTTTTATAGTTGGTTTGCCGCTGCACGAAATAATAAAAACTGCCAGTAGCGCATAGCCGAAAATAGTAAATATGCGCGCGTTCAGGATTAGCTTCTTCATTGTAACTTAGAAAATACTTTTCTAATAACGAGTAGGTTCGGGAAAAAGTGCGGCAAACAAAGGCTTACCAACTTGCTTCGAAACGGTAGTAAAACCGTTGCAGTAAACCAAAACTTAACAGGAGCAGAATGCCGGCCAGTAACCAAACAGGTACAGAAAATAAAATCAGGAACAATAAGCTAATAAATAGATAGAAAATCTGTTGATAATAATTTTGATGCGATTGGGAGCGGTATAACCAGGTATGCAGGAACAGTAAAAAGCCAAGGCCAAAGCCGTAAAAAAAGATGACCTGCCCAGTTGGGAATTGGAGTGGAATGTAGGATAACAAAAACAAGCCTTCGGGTAGCAGGGCAAAGCTATAAGCCACAAGCAAAAGCATAAATCGTTGCCGATTGGTAAAAGGTAACTGGCGCAAAACTAACAAGCGCGACTCTGCGAATAAGTGCATCCGGAACACCAGTAAACTATGACCCGCCAGGCCCATTAAAAACCCCACGGCGGCTAGCCGTACCCCGTAATCTGTGGATGGATAAAATTTTAAAAAAAACCAGGTTACCGTCAGGCAAAATAGCTTGGTAAGCAGAAACAGACCAGTAGCCTCCTGCCAGATGTATTTGCCCAGGATAAACCAAGGCGAGTTAAAAGTTGGTGCGAACCGCAAATACCCGCGGGATGTATACTGGATTTCGCTTTTTAAGCTGTGGTGCAGCCAAGTAAAATAACCGGTGAAGAAACCAGTGGCTACCAAGCCAAAACCTAGTAAACCACAACAGATAAATCCAGTTTGTAGCTTAATGGCGGAGTTTAGTAACAAACTTAAATAAAGCAAAGCCGGGGCGTATAGCCCTGCAAAAACCAACAGCCAGCTAAACCAAACTATCCGTACGGGCAGGAGTGAGGTTAAAAATAAAAATTCGTGCTCGGGTTGAGTTAATTTAGCTTTAACATAACGGTAGCATTTTAAAAAATACAGCAGAAGCACTCCCAATATAACCGATAAAACCACCGGCGTTTGAATAACCGAAGATAAAAAAGGCTCCGTAAACAAGCGATTACCGGGGTTTTGAAATACCACCAAAAGCATTATCCAGAAAAAGAAAAAGCCGGTGTTATCACGGTAGTAGGGGTAAACCAGTATTTTCTGCCAAATAACTTGCAAGGGCTTCATAGGAAATAATAAGTTTAGCTCAAGGAACAAACCTTAACGTATAATTCTCCAACAAAAGCGTGGCGGTAATAGGTACGCCGTGAGTAATAAAATCCTGGTGCGACGAAAGCAGAAAGCTAACTTGCTGCGCCTGGTGATATTCCAGAATAAGCTGATTAACGGCGTCTACAGCTAACGCATCCAGCGTAATTAAGGGTTCATCCAGAATAATCAAAGCGGGTTTGCCCAAAAAAGCGAACAAAAGCGATAACTTCTTCAACATTCCCGAAGAATACGAACCGATGGGCTTGGAGAGAAAAGGGCTGACCTGTAAACATTCAATTAATTGATTAAACTGCGCCGGGGTTGGTTTTTTAGCTGCCACTACCAGGTCTAATAACTCCTGGCCGGTTAAAAAAGCGGGATATAAAGGCTCGGCTTCGCTGTAATTTACCAATTGCCGGTGCCGGACAACTGCTTGCTTTAACTCGGTTTGGTCGTGTAGATAAATTTGCCCCTGGTAAGGCAGTAAACCCGCTAAAATTTTAAAAAAGTTGTTTTGCCCGCTCCATTGGCGCCTTTAATCCAGTAAATACCCGAATCTAGTTGCAAATCCGGAATATCCAGGATTACTGTATCGCCGTATTTTTTAAGCAGTTTACGGAGGAGCAGCATGCGGTTGTGGCTATAGAATTGATTATAATGGTACTACTTCTAATTTAAAATGTGCCTGAACTAAAGTTATAGCGCAATAAGATCTGCCTGCTTTATTGTTTCTAACCTAAAGTCTAACCCATAATAGTTTTATACTTTTATCTTTTAAGTTATTTAAATTAGCGGGCCGAATGAAAATTTTTTTGCTCTTCTTTGGCGTTTTCCAGGTCACTTAATTCTAAGGTTAAGGCATTTACCGAAATTTGTATCTCACGAAAAGATAAAGCTAGCGAAGCCAGAAGTAGAAATAGACTAATCCCAAATAAATACTTGCCCGCCGTTTGGTTTTCGGCAAATAACACAAACATACACAACACGCACAAAAACATGCTGGCAATACCCAAAGCCTGCATGTTCCGGATTAAAAATAAACGCTCGCGCAAATTGCTTATCTGGCCCATCAATAAAATGTTCTGGGTGCGGGTATATTGTTCTTTTAAATTCCGGATAAGCGAGGCCAAGGCGATAAACCGGTTGGTGTAAGCTAACAGCAACATCGAGATAGCCGGAAACAGTAAGGCGGGTGTGGTTAGGGTAATTTCCATAAGGCAATAAATTAAAATTTAAAGGTAACAAAATCAACTGCTTTAGTATCTGATGTTACCGGCTATTATGGGTTTTTACTTTTACAAGCAGCTAGCAGCCACCTAATGCTATGCCAGAGTTAACCCCAAAGAGAGGGTGATTGAAGTAGTATTTATATTCAAGTTTATATTAATTTACTAAGTACTTAAGCTTTACTTTAATCGCTATATAGTTCGTATTGCGTTCTCGGTGCAGTAGTGCTTTAACCTTTTGGTTAAAAGACCTGCTTTTTCTCTTGCTTTTCTTCTTTCACATATCTCAATCAATCCTTTGTATTTAAAAAACACTATGAAAACACGTAAACTCTTATTTTGTGCAACAAAAAATGCACTCCAGCCTGTTTTTAATTGGCGTTTAGTTTCTTTTTTCTTGCTGACAATCAGTGTTGTAAGCTCCTTTTGTGTTCAGGCGCAAACTAAAATCTGGGATAAAACTTACGGCGGCTCTGGCAGCGATGCTTTTGAATCAATAAAGCCAACCAATGATGGTGGGTTTATTTTAGCAGGAACTTCTTACTCGCCAGTTTCGGGAGATAAAACCGGAGTAGCCGGCGGTAGCGGCGATTACTGGGTAATAAAGTTAAACGCCGACGGTAGTAAACAATGGGACAAGACTTTTGGTGGGGATAATTATGACGCGTTGCAGTCGGTACAGCAAACCCTGGATGGTGGCTATATTCTGGGTGGTTATTCTTTTTCGGGAGCATCAGGTAATAAAACCGAAGAAAATGAAGGCGGAATTGATTACTGGATTGTAAAATTAAAATCCGATGGCAGTAAACAATGGGATAAAACCTTTGGTGGAGATAATACCGATTGGTTAACTACAGTAGAACTAACTCCAGATGGCGGCTATATTTTAGGAGGCTATTCATCTTCAACAATAAGTGGCGATAAATCGGAAGCCAATAAAGGCGATCAAAATACTTATGATTATTGGGTTATAAAGCTAAATGCCAGCGGAAATAAAGTTTGGGATAAAACCTTGGGCGGTAACCATTCAGATTATTTAAACGCCCTGGTTGCTACTCCGGATGGAGGGTATTTACTAGGCGGTTCTACTTCTTCCGATAAAAGCGGCGATAAAAGCGAACCCCGCAACAGCGATTGTACTTATGGCTTCGACGGTGATCCTTGCCCGGATTATTGGGTAGTCAAAATTTCGGCTCAGGGAGCAAAGCAGTGGGACAAAACTTATGATGGGTATAAAAGCGATTTTCTTACGGCCTTAGCGGTTACTAAAGATGGGGGCTACTTGCTCGGTGGTACTTCCGAATCGGATGAAAGTATGGATAAAAGCCAGCCCAGCCGCGATGCCACTGAAGACGAGGCCAAGGGGGATTACTGGGTAATTAAAATTAAGGCAAATGGAACCAAGGTATGGGACCGCACCTTTGGCGGCAATAACAGAGATGGTCTTACTGCCCTATTAGCAACTCCGGACGGCGGTTTTTTGCTCGGGGGGTATTCTAACTCTAGTAAAAACCAGGATATGACCGAAGCCCGGCGTGAGGTGGAAAGCTATTGGGTAATAAAGTTAAATGCCCAGGGTAATAAAATCTGGGATAAAGCTTTAAGCAATGTTAATCGATATATAAATAGCCTTTCGCTGGGGCTAGCGCTTACCGAAGATGGTAACTGTTGGGTAGCCGGTACTTCTGCGGGGGGCAAAGGCTGGGAAAAAAGTCAGGAGCCTAAAGGCGCAGAAGATTTTTGGGTAGTAAAGCTCGATATCCCGAACAAAAAAGTGCAAACCATTACCTTTAATCCGGCAGATCAGGGTTTAAGCAGTACGCCTTATACGCTATTGGCCAAGGCTAGTTCGGGCTTACCGGTTACCTTTAAATTGCTTTCGGGGCCAGCTACGCAATATGGCAATCAGTTAAAATTTACCGGTTATGGCACCGTAGTAATTAAAGCTTTGCAGGCAGGTAATGCTACTTACAGCGCTGTAGAACATACTACCAGTTTCCGGGTGCAACGGTTTACCAAACTACCCGATAAAACCATCGGCGGCGATAACATAGATCTGCTAGCCGATATGGTAGCCACTCCCGATGGCGGGTATTTACTGGCTGGTACGTCACAATCGGGCAAAGCGGGCGATAAAGGCAGCGCCAGCAAGGGGGCTTCGGATTACTGGCTCGTGAAAATAGATAAAAATTTAAAAAAAGTTTGGGATAAATCTTTCGGGGGCGAAGGCACAGAAACCCTTTCTATTATTTTGGCTACTCCCGATGGGGGCTACCTGCTGGGCGGTTCTTCCGACTCAGACCAAACGGGTGATAAAAGTGAGCCAAGCCGGGGTGCAAAAGACTACTGGCTCGTAAAAACCGATGCCGATGGTAATAAGCAATGGGATAAAACCTTGGGCGGAAACCGGGATGATAACCTTACCACTATTGTGGTATCGCCGGATGGGGGATATTTGTTGGGTGGTTCTTCTGCTTCGGACCAAGGCAATGATAAAAGTGAAGGTAACAAAGGAACAACCAATGGTAACGGCGATTATACCACCGATTACTGGGTAATT
The sequence above is a segment of the Adhaeribacter swui genome. Coding sequences within it:
- a CDS encoding M23 family metallopeptidase, which gives rise to MKKLILNARIFTIFGYALLAVFIISCSGKPTIKALLGKQTPYEKYVQSLRLAKLHQSGLGQDWLLAGTKVLQDSLLLPIPFEETGYFRAEKPVAFGYNFKAREGESIRIAAQAKAREQVTLFLDLFEVEDGRPRKVKHLESADTIALQINYRVKEDLTYLVRLQPELLRSGSYTISIVSQPSLGFPVQGKGNSAIQSVWGAVRDNGARRHEGIDIFAPRGTPAVAATKGTVTRVDETPIGGKVVWLNDDMANQHLYYAHLDTQLVQPGQQVIPGQVLGLVGNTGNARTTVPHLHFGIYRSGRGAVDPYPFVYTPNQKPLPLQVNTTSLGQWARISKKEVNVRLSPDKNGSLLTTLNKNTAVQIVGGSGNWYRVLLPTGQSGYIIASNIESLEKPLNNLQITTNTEILAEPMPDGTPINMVKASSKVTVLANYSNYLLVKTNDGTLGWLLPV
- a CDS encoding ABC transporter ATP-binding protein, with protein sequence MLAGLLPYQGQIYLHDQTELKQAVVRHRQLVNYSEAEPLYPAFLTGQELLDLVVAAKKPTPAQFNQLIECLQVSPFLSKPIGSYSSGMLKKLSLLFAFLGKPALIILDEPLITLDALAVDAVNQLILEYHQAQQVSFLLSSHQDFITHGVPITATLLLENYTLRFVP
- a CDS encoding ABC transporter ATP-binding protein; translated protein: MLLLRKLLKKYGDTVILDIPDLQLDSGIYWIKGANGAGKTTFLKF
- a CDS encoding DUF2721 domain-containing protein is translated as MEITLTTPALLFPAISMLLLAYTNRFIALASLIRNLKEQYTRTQNILLMGQISNLRERLFLIRNMQALGIASMFLCVLCMFVLFAENQTAGKYLFGISLFLLLASLALSFREIQISVNALTLELSDLENAKEEQKNFHSAR